One window of Coriobacteriia bacterium genomic DNA carries:
- a CDS encoding PASTA domain-containing protein: MSASRRTTPALLIAVLAFIVIAAIALTGCGPKVPDVTGMTAEQAVRTLQDADYKLGDVRRMFTPGVPAGQIYQQDPAAGTSLRKGESVRVTVAVALGSITVPDLSKLSADEASQAIAGSQLVPVQVDQHSTDVAKGSIGGQVPAAGAKVDPGATVVYVVSMGAAPNKVKVPDITGKTQSEASAAIEKAGLKASVQRAYSDTVAKDRVMLQNPAKGASVDPGSLVSYVLSLGKSSKSVTVPNVVGRREADASSALSGAGLSVQVNRQQSATVAKGVVISQMPPAGSKTAAGGVVGIVVSLGSDSTIAVPDVTGRSSADARRAIEAAGLVAYPVDQPSADVDEGNVILQLPVSGSRVPAGSSVLYAVSSGTPE, from the coding sequence ATGAGCGCTTCGAGGCGCACGACGCCCGCCCTGCTGATCGCGGTACTCGCGTTCATCGTGATCGCTGCGATCGCGCTCACGGGCTGCGGCCCCAAAGTCCCCGACGTCACCGGGATGACCGCCGAGCAGGCCGTACGGACGCTCCAAGATGCCGATTACAAGCTTGGTGACGTGCGCAGGATGTTCACGCCGGGCGTGCCTGCGGGGCAGATCTACCAGCAGGATCCCGCTGCCGGAACGAGCCTGCGCAAGGGCGAGTCAGTCCGAGTCACCGTCGCCGTCGCGCTCGGCTCGATCACCGTCCCCGACCTGTCGAAGCTCAGTGCCGATGAGGCATCGCAGGCGATCGCCGGCTCGCAGCTGGTTCCGGTGCAAGTCGACCAGCACTCCACTGATGTCGCGAAGGGCAGCATCGGAGGCCAGGTTCCCGCTGCGGGAGCGAAGGTCGACCCCGGTGCCACCGTCGTGTACGTCGTGTCGATGGGCGCGGCGCCAAACAAGGTCAAGGTGCCCGATATCACCGGCAAGACGCAGTCCGAGGCCAGCGCCGCGATTGAGAAGGCCGGCCTGAAGGCCTCAGTCCAGCGCGCGTACAGCGACACCGTCGCCAAAGACCGCGTGATGCTGCAGAACCCTGCGAAGGGGGCCTCGGTCGATCCGGGCTCACTCGTCTCCTACGTGCTTTCGCTCGGCAAGTCGTCCAAGTCCGTGACCGTCCCCAACGTCGTGGGCCGCCGAGAAGCGGACGCCTCCTCGGCGCTCAGTGGCGCGGGCCTGAGCGTGCAGGTCAATCGGCAGCAGAGCGCAACGGTCGCCAAGGGTGTCGTCATCTCGCAGATGCCGCCTGCGGGCTCGAAAACCGCTGCGGGCGGCGTGGTCGGGATCGTTGTGTCCTTGGGCTCGGACTCCACCATCGCGGTGCCCGACGTCACCGGAAGGTCCTCGGCCGATGCTCGCAGAGCCATTGAAGCGGCGGGGCTCGTTGCCTACCCGGTCGACCAGCCAAGCGCCGATGTGGACGAGGGCAACGTGATCCTGCAGCTGCCCGTCTCAGGCAGCAGAGTGCCCGCCGGCTCCTCGGTGCTCTACGCGGTCTCCTCGGGCACGCCCGAGTAG
- the pknB gene encoding Stk1 family PASTA domain-containing Ser/Thr kinase, producing the protein MSELVFGSRYRATEKIGSGGMADVYKAVDEVLGRTVAVKVMHPRYASDPNFTQRFRQEAQAAANLVSPNIVNMYDWGQDTDTYYIVMEYVRGTDLKSIIEQKGALPSRTVAEIGAQVCSALTAAHGYDIIHRDIKPHNIMVQPDGTVKVMDFGIARAGNSTMTQTGSVLGTAHYVSPEQAQGRPLNSASDLYSLGVVLYEAATGNVPFDADTPVAVALKQVNETATRPSALNPDIDRSLESIIVRAMAKSTDDRYTTAEEMRRDLLRVIQGEPVGPAAGFAGAAAAAGYVAGAAGSADHTAVMSPVGASGAAVARTAQRKKKPVWPWIAVTAALILAGLGVAWYMGLLGNAVKPVPDVRTLDRAAATVALEEAGFIVGNVKQEFSDEVEKDKIISQSPGAGTPAKKDTPIDLVISKGPDLVVVPDIRKMPQAAADAALEAAGLDSRVASSTFDPKVTAGSVISQEPADGEQVTRGTVVNYVLSLGTEQAVVPDVEGLTKSSATSKLKAAGFKVSVTSSSSSSVKEGRVISQDKSAGGSYPKGSTVTIDVSTGKPLVTVPNVLDMSPDAAQTKLTDAGLAVEFTYNNVTATGLVKGQLPAAGKKVAPGTKITLEVDGDDPNVP; encoded by the coding sequence GTGAGCGAACTGGTTTTCGGAAGCAGGTACCGCGCGACCGAGAAGATCGGCTCGGGCGGAATGGCCGACGTCTACAAGGCCGTGGATGAGGTGCTCGGCAGAACCGTAGCGGTCAAGGTCATGCACCCGCGCTATGCGTCCGATCCCAACTTCACGCAGCGCTTCCGCCAGGAGGCCCAGGCCGCGGCCAATCTCGTCTCCCCTAACATCGTCAACATGTACGACTGGGGTCAGGACACCGACACGTACTACATCGTCATGGAGTACGTCCGCGGGACCGACCTGAAGTCGATCATTGAGCAGAAGGGCGCCCTGCCCTCCCGCACCGTCGCCGAGATCGGAGCGCAGGTGTGCTCGGCGCTCACCGCCGCGCACGGGTACGACATCATTCACCGCGACATCAAGCCGCACAACATCATGGTGCAGCCCGACGGCACGGTGAAGGTCATGGACTTCGGCATCGCACGCGCCGGCAACTCGACCATGACACAGACCGGCTCGGTTCTCGGCACGGCACACTACGTTTCGCCCGAGCAGGCGCAGGGCCGTCCGCTCAACTCGGCAAGCGACCTGTACTCGCTGGGCGTCGTGCTCTACGAGGCCGCGACCGGCAACGTGCCCTTCGACGCCGACACCCCCGTGGCCGTCGCGCTCAAGCAGGTCAACGAGACCGCGACGCGGCCGAGCGCGCTCAACCCCGATATCGACCGTAGCCTCGAGTCCATCATCGTTCGCGCGATGGCGAAGAGCACCGATGACCGCTACACGACCGCCGAGGAGATGCGCCGCGACCTGCTGCGCGTCATCCAGGGCGAGCCGGTCGGTCCCGCCGCCGGGTTCGCGGGCGCTGCGGCAGCCGCCGGATACGTCGCCGGAGCCGCTGGCTCGGCCGATCACACAGCCGTCATGTCGCCGGTTGGCGCGAGCGGTGCAGCGGTCGCACGCACGGCGCAGCGCAAGAAGAAGCCCGTATGGCCGTGGATCGCCGTCACGGCTGCGCTCATCCTCGCCGGGCTCGGCGTGGCATGGTACATGGGGTTGCTCGGCAACGCGGTCAAGCCCGTACCCGACGTTCGCACGCTGGACCGCGCCGCAGCGACCGTCGCCCTCGAAGAGGCCGGGTTCATCGTCGGCAACGTGAAGCAGGAGTTCAGCGACGAGGTCGAGAAGGACAAGATCATCTCGCAGAGTCCTGGCGCCGGCACGCCGGCCAAGAAGGACACCCCCATCGACCTGGTCATCAGCAAGGGTCCCGATCTCGTCGTGGTTCCCGACATCCGCAAGATGCCGCAGGCTGCGGCCGACGCGGCGCTCGAGGCAGCGGGTCTCGACAGCCGTGTCGCATCGTCGACGTTCGATCCCAAAGTCACCGCCGGCAGCGTCATCAGCCAGGAACCCGCCGATGGCGAGCAGGTCACGCGCGGCACCGTCGTCAACTACGTGCTCTCACTCGGGACCGAGCAGGCGGTCGTACCTGACGTCGAGGGCCTGACCAAGAGCAGCGCGACCAGCAAGCTCAAGGCAGCCGGATTCAAGGTGTCGGTCACGAGCTCGTCGAGCAGCTCGGTCAAGGAAGGTCGCGTCATCTCGCAGGACAAGTCGGCCGGCGGCTCGTACCCCAAGGGCAGCACCGTCACCATCGACGTGTCCACCGGCAAGCCGCTCGTCACGGTTCCCAACGTCCTGGATATGTCGCCCGATGCCGCACAGACCAAGCTCACCGATGCCGGACTTGCGGTCGAGTTCACCTACAACAACGTCACGGCCACCGGGCTCGTGAAGGGTCAGCTCCCGGCGGCCGGGAAGAAGGTCGCGCCGGGCACGAAGATCACGCTCGAGGTCGATGGAGACGATCCGAACGTTCCGTAG
- a CDS encoding FtsW/RodA/SpoVE family cell cycle protein, whose protein sequence is MRSRRTTELLLLLAASPPVLLVFALVDAQRAKVFEPSALLVPGALLVAFIAAHLAVRRFAPNADPGLLPIVFVLSGIGLAVVTRLDATLAASQVTWLFVGVAALVATLVAVPSLERLARYKYTLMVGGLVLLLLPAFIGREINGAKLWIRFGGFGFQPGELAKILIVLFLAAYLAENRELLSVSTRRIFGLRLPEPRTLGPLLLMWVISLVVLVFERDLGSSLLFFAIFLVMLYAATGRAAYVVVGLVLFGAGATVAYKLFSHVRVRVDIWLHPFTDAAGKGYQLVQSLFALAAGGLTGVGLGRGLPDRIPFVTTDFIFSAIGEELGLLGAAAMVLCFLAFAVRGFATAARAKTDMAAFTAVGLIAAISLQAFVIVGGVTRLIPLTGVTLPFVSYGGSSLLSSFIALALLLRAGDEGTGVDVALQSTSADLGVLGRLALGRRLVAITTVTALLMAALVVNLTWIQVVDARALSNNPANTRNLAKQARDDRGSIVTRDGVVLAESNPAGRGTFERVYPKRTFAAHTIGYYSTRYGRTGIEAAENDMLAGGTRAFTSWSDVIDAATGRSVPGNDVVLTIDSRVQKAAEKALAGRSGAVVALDPRTGAVLAAAANPTYDPGTVDKNWDALSTDPDSPLLDRSRNALFAPGSTFKIVTLTGALSEGVATPTDSFAGPGSMKIGGAPVTNYEGGGYSKIDLTTATMKSVNTVFAQVAVKLGAPALVKQADLFGFDRELGYEIGAKTSLMPEPAEMTEWETAWAGVGQPVGEHESPAGPQATVMQMALVAAGIANDGEVMKPHVLGSIRNNLGQQVGTTRPASLSRATDPATAKIVAGIMQKVVSGGSGYRASISGTKVAGKTGTAEVGKGRPTNAWFIAFAPAENPTVALAIMIEGGGVGGQVAAPAAKPVLEAALSAQKGR, encoded by the coding sequence ATGAGATCGCGCCGCACAACCGAGTTGCTGCTCCTGCTGGCGGCATCCCCGCCCGTGCTTCTCGTGTTCGCGCTCGTCGATGCGCAGCGCGCCAAGGTGTTCGAGCCGAGCGCCCTGCTGGTACCCGGCGCGCTGCTCGTGGCGTTCATCGCGGCGCATCTCGCCGTGCGCCGCTTCGCACCCAACGCCGACCCGGGGCTGCTACCGATCGTCTTCGTGCTGTCGGGTATCGGCCTGGCGGTCGTCACCCGTCTCGACGCCACGCTTGCTGCATCGCAGGTGACCTGGCTGTTCGTGGGCGTGGCGGCACTCGTCGCAACGCTCGTCGCAGTTCCGTCGCTCGAACGGCTCGCGCGCTACAAGTACACGCTCATGGTGGGCGGCCTCGTGTTGCTGCTGCTGCCTGCGTTCATCGGACGCGAGATCAACGGTGCCAAGCTGTGGATCCGCTTCGGCGGCTTCGGCTTCCAGCCCGGTGAGCTCGCCAAGATCCTCATCGTGCTGTTCCTCGCGGCCTACCTCGCCGAGAACCGCGAGCTGCTCTCGGTGTCCACGCGGCGCATCTTCGGACTGCGGCTTCCCGAGCCTCGCACGCTCGGGCCGCTGCTGCTCATGTGGGTCATCTCGCTCGTCGTTCTCGTGTTCGAGCGCGACCTCGGCTCGTCACTCCTCTTCTTCGCGATCTTCCTCGTGATGCTCTACGCCGCCACCGGCCGCGCGGCCTACGTCGTCGTGGGACTCGTGCTGTTCGGCGCCGGTGCGACCGTCGCCTACAAGCTGTTCAGCCACGTGCGCGTGCGCGTCGACATATGGCTGCACCCGTTCACCGACGCCGCCGGCAAGGGCTACCAGCTCGTGCAGTCGCTCTTCGCGCTGGCGGCGGGCGGGCTGACCGGCGTCGGTCTGGGCCGCGGGCTGCCCGATCGCATCCCGTTCGTCACCACCGACTTCATCTTCTCGGCGATCGGCGAGGAGCTCGGGTTGCTCGGCGCGGCCGCGATGGTGCTGTGCTTCCTCGCGTTCGCGGTGCGCGGCTTCGCGACGGCCGCTCGCGCCAAGACCGACATGGCGGCGTTCACGGCCGTAGGCCTCATCGCAGCGATCTCGCTGCAGGCGTTCGTCATCGTGGGCGGCGTCACGCGCCTCATCCCGCTGACCGGCGTCACGCTGCCCTTCGTCAGCTACGGCGGCTCGTCGCTGCTCTCGAGCTTCATCGCACTCGCGCTGCTGCTTCGCGCGGGCGACGAGGGCACCGGCGTCGATGTCGCGCTCCAGTCCACCAGCGCCGACCTCGGCGTGCTGGGCCGGCTCGCGCTGGGACGCCGACTCGTCGCGATCACCACGGTCACAGCGCTGCTCATGGCCGCGCTCGTCGTCAACCTCACGTGGATCCAGGTCGTCGACGCACGCGCTCTCTCGAACAACCCCGCCAACACGCGCAACCTCGCCAAGCAGGCCCGAGACGACCGCGGCTCGATAGTGACCCGCGACGGCGTTGTGCTCGCCGAGTCCAACCCCGCCGGTCGCGGGACGTTCGAGCGCGTCTACCCGAAGCGCACCTTCGCCGCGCACACCATCGGCTACTACTCAACGCGCTACGGCCGCACCGGCATCGAGGCCGCCGAGAACGACATGCTCGCCGGCGGCACCCGCGCGTTCACGAGCTGGAGCGACGTGATCGACGCCGCAACCGGTCGCTCGGTGCCCGGCAACGACGTCGTGCTCACGATCGACTCACGCGTGCAGAAGGCCGCCGAGAAGGCGCTCGCCGGACGCAGTGGCGCGGTCGTGGCGCTCGACCCGCGCACCGGGGCCGTCCTCGCCGCCGCCGCGAACCCCACCTACGACCCCGGCACGGTCGACAAGAACTGGGACGCGCTCAGCACCGACCCGGACTCGCCTCTGCTCGACCGGTCACGCAACGCGCTGTTCGCGCCTGGCTCGACCTTCAAGATCGTCACGCTGACCGGCGCGTTGTCCGAAGGCGTCGCCACCCCGACCGACTCGTTCGCCGGCCCCGGCTCGATGAAGATCGGTGGCGCGCCGGTCACCAACTACGAGGGTGGCGGCTACAGCAAGATCGACCTGACGACGGCGACGATGAAGTCGGTCAACACCGTCTTCGCGCAGGTCGCGGTGAAGCTCGGCGCGCCGGCGCTCGTGAAGCAGGCCGACCTCTTCGGCTTCGATCGCGAGCTCGGCTACGAGATCGGCGCAAAGACCTCGCTCATGCCCGAGCCTGCGGAGATGACTGAGTGGGAAACGGCGTGGGCCGGCGTGGGCCAGCCCGTCGGCGAGCACGAGAGCCCCGCCGGCCCGCAGGCGACCGTGATGCAGATGGCGCTCGTCGCCGCCGGCATCGCCAACGACGGCGAGGTCATGAAGCCGCACGTGCTCGGCTCGATTCGCAACAACCTCGGCCAGCAGGTGGGCACCACTCGACCGGCCTCGCTCTCGCGCGCCACCGACCCGGCCACGGCGAAGATCGTCGCCGGGATCATGCAGAAGGTCGTATCGGGAGGCTCGGGCTATCGGGCGAGCATCAGCGGCACCAAGGTCGCCGGCAAGACCGGCACCGCCGAGGTCGGCAAGGGCAGGCCCACGAACGCGTGGTTCATCGCCTTCGCTCCCGCCGAGAACCCCACGGTGGCCCTCGCGATCATGATCGAGGGCGGTGGCGTGGGCGGTCAGGTCGCCGCGCCGGCGGCCAAGCCCGTGTTGGAAGCGGCCCTCTCGGCGCAGAAGGGTCGATAG
- a CDS encoding Stp1/IreP family PP2C-type Ser/Thr phosphatase, producing MTPKTKPSWASLTDVGRVREHNEDSVLAQPPLFVVADGLGGHEAGEVASSIAVETLRDHAPRRPDSKALTRAVRAANREVMRAAREGYGRQGMGTTMTAAIVEGTHIALAQVGDSRAYLLHAGELSQLTDDHSMVADMIRRGQLTEAESRYHPNRSVITRALGTDPNMAADAFDYDAEPGDRLLLCSDGLTAMLEDGAIAEALGAYKDPAIAARMLVDAANDAGGHDNVSVIVVDIEGDPSRAGSSVDARGKRADSGILAIIGWLLLFVLVVGGIVYGSYLYAYKQAFLRANADGVVYVYQGVPGQLGSLKLERFVEATPVTVDSVPPADQQTLREGMRFKSLDEARAKARAYTASGL from the coding sequence ATGACGCCGAAAACCAAGCCAAGCTGGGCCTCGCTGACCGACGTCGGTCGTGTACGCGAGCACAACGAGGACAGCGTGCTCGCTCAGCCGCCGCTGTTCGTCGTCGCCGATGGACTCGGGGGGCATGAGGCCGGGGAGGTCGCGAGTTCGATCGCGGTCGAGACGCTACGCGATCACGCACCCAGGCGTCCGGACTCCAAGGCACTCACTCGCGCGGTTCGCGCCGCCAACCGCGAGGTCATGCGCGCCGCCCGTGAGGGCTACGGTCGTCAGGGCATGGGCACGACGATGACCGCCGCGATCGTGGAGGGCACACACATCGCACTCGCGCAGGTGGGCGACTCGCGCGCCTACCTGCTGCACGCCGGCGAGCTTTCGCAGCTCACCGACGACCACTCGATGGTCGCCGACATGATCCGCCGAGGACAACTCACCGAGGCGGAGAGCCGCTACCACCCCAACCGCAGTGTCATCACGCGCGCGTTGGGCACCGACCCCAACATGGCCGCCGATGCGTTCGACTACGATGCCGAGCCGGGCGACCGCTTGTTGCTGTGCTCCGACGGCCTCACGGCGATGCTCGAGGACGGCGCAATCGCCGAGGCGCTCGGCGCCTACAAGGACCCGGCGATTGCGGCGCGCATGCTCGTCGACGCCGCAAACGACGCCGGCGGACACGACAACGTCTCGGTGATCGTCGTCGACATCGAAGGCGACCCGTCTCGGGCAGGCTCGTCGGTGGACGCGCGCGGCAAGCGGGCTGATAGCGGCATCCTCGCGATCATCGGCTGGCTGCTGCTCTTCGTGCTGGTCGTTGGTGGCATCGTCTACGGCAGCTACCTCTACGCCTACAAGCAGGCGTTCCTGCGCGCGAACGCCGACGGCGTCGTCTACGTTTACCAGGGCGTGCCCGGTCAGCTCGGGTCGCTCAAGCTCGAGCGCTTCGTCGAAGCGACCCCCGTCACCGTCGATTCGGTACCCCCCGCCGACCAGCAGACTCTGCGCGAGGGCATGCGCTTCAAGAGCCTCGATGAGGCCCGGGCGAAAGCCCGCGCCTATACGGCCTCGGGCCTCTAG
- a CDS encoding FHA domain-containing protein, whose protein sequence is MIDVALLAGRLLLLATLYLFLFAAVKTGIGLVAGQRGKGRGQWTLAVVQGPRELMGVSVPVAGPVVIGRSPGADIVIGDDFVSGSHARVSPSADTAVLEDLGSTNGTLLNGSTVRAPMSLRVGDVIDIGAVRLKVGRS, encoded by the coding sequence ATGATCGACGTCGCGCTGCTTGCCGGCCGACTCCTCCTGCTCGCCACCCTGTACCTGTTCCTGTTCGCTGCGGTGAAGACCGGCATCGGGCTTGTCGCCGGTCAACGCGGCAAGGGCCGTGGGCAGTGGACGTTGGCCGTGGTGCAGGGCCCGCGCGAGCTCATGGGCGTCTCCGTGCCGGTCGCCGGCCCCGTCGTCATCGGCAGATCGCCCGGCGCCGACATCGTGATCGGCGATGATTTCGTCAGCGGAAGCCACGCGCGGGTCTCGCCATCAGCCGACACGGCGGTCCTCGAGGATCTCGGCTCCACCAACGGCACGCTGCTCAACGGCTCGACCGTTCGCGCTCCCATGTCCCTGCGTGTAGGCGATGTGATCGACATCGGCGCCGTCCGACTCAAGGTAGGTCGCTCATGA
- a CDS encoding DUF3662 domain-containing protein: protein MSLLSEFEDRVGRAVEGGFARVFRSPVQPAEIAKAAGKEVERGRKVGVGKVYAPTLYSVLLSPEDDDNLGGFAETLAGELETYLVGYARERSYTFAVRPVVRFIVDPELKLGRFEVIGELLSPEELAEELGDDYADEPVEAQGVAASAASIGAGGAGAAASAAEEAALEELAELGRLGTPGRKPSIPVVRPALFFDAEVEDSDATGTRAGHIATVTVRGIDHDVVLRGDRMLVGRLGSCDVCLQDHNTSRQHAAFVRTDDGWAVEDLGSTNGTVVNGAHIDRIVLRDGDVIVVGITELVYHGPRG, encoded by the coding sequence GTGAGCCTGCTTTCGGAGTTCGAGGACAGAGTCGGGCGCGCCGTCGAAGGCGGCTTCGCTCGGGTGTTTCGCTCCCCCGTACAGCCCGCCGAGATAGCAAAGGCGGCCGGCAAGGAGGTCGAGCGCGGGCGCAAAGTCGGCGTGGGCAAGGTGTACGCCCCCACGCTCTACAGCGTGCTGCTGTCGCCCGAAGACGATGACAACCTCGGTGGATTCGCCGAGACCCTCGCCGGCGAGCTCGAGACCTACCTGGTCGGCTACGCCCGCGAGCGAAGCTACACCTTCGCCGTGCGCCCGGTCGTTCGCTTCATCGTCGACCCCGAGCTCAAGCTCGGGCGCTTCGAGGTCATCGGCGAGCTGCTGTCGCCGGAGGAGCTTGCCGAGGAGCTCGGCGACGACTACGCCGATGAGCCCGTCGAGGCGCAGGGTGTCGCGGCGAGTGCTGCGAGCATCGGTGCAGGTGGTGCGGGCGCAGCCGCTTCGGCGGCGGAGGAAGCCGCCCTCGAAGAACTCGCAGAGCTCGGGCGCCTCGGCACGCCGGGCCGCAAGCCGTCGATCCCCGTCGTGCGACCCGCGCTGTTCTTCGACGCCGAGGTCGAAGACTCGGATGCCACAGGCACGCGAGCCGGACACATCGCAACCGTGACCGTCCGTGGCATCGACCACGACGTCGTGCTGCGTGGTGACCGCATGCTCGTGGGGCGTCTGGGCAGCTGCGACGTCTGTCTGCAGGACCACAACACGTCGCGTCAGCACGCTGCGTTCGTACGCACCGACGACGGTTGGGCGGTCGAGGACCTCGGCTCGACCAACGGCACCGTCGTCAACGGTGCGCACATCGACCGCATCGTCCTGCGAGACGGCGACGTGATCGTCGTCGGCATCACCGAGCTCGTCTACCACGGCCCAAGGGGCTGA
- a CDS encoding serine/threonine protein kinase encodes MEQPLVLDRYRPLEELGEGGAGVVVLAWDTRMHRRVAIKRMPLPLDRDGHPVANPPGLAEARTAAMLNHPAIVTVHDFETDDDEAFLVMEHVDGASLDDILDDLGEPLDLDEMAAVFGAVADALDFAHDNGVLHLDIKPANILIARDGRVKVADFGMAAISTAMGHGASVGGTIGYMPLEQLEGMRVSEPTDVWALAAVTYECLTAENPFDDDTIEAAIVRLETQDPRPPTELAPQLPDAIDDVLLAALGLRPADRYNSVVAFADALEPQLGDIGMGKRSLAELVAAHSDDEPEAQTPGFDEVGLWDRLRGRSGRLLVGSIAAVESSWLAWAGLSGTNLDRAGVLAACAMIATAGLLAPPLGTVLGLAAFAIGLFSTGNYLLGFVAVLGGGAWWWFSARHSNSASVIPLSAPALGLLHLSPAAPMIAGFVLPLRQATIAGLIAGLLSFVASAASLVEPPYAHVVSSVFLDVGRGPLVGAALREAFTNPSTYIALAGWPLCAAVMSWFSAKGSRLSAMIGASAASAVLAGAYILADLVSVSLGSGPPWMTTGLAVSVVASLTMVFVAAALGAPVRSEQDGETEVSGSP; translated from the coding sequence GTGGAGCAACCGCTGGTTCTCGACCGCTACCGCCCGCTCGAGGAACTCGGCGAGGGCGGTGCAGGGGTCGTCGTGCTTGCGTGGGACACGCGCATGCATCGACGCGTCGCCATCAAACGCATGCCGCTGCCGCTGGACCGCGACGGCCATCCGGTCGCCAACCCGCCTGGGCTCGCGGAAGCTCGTACGGCGGCGATGCTGAACCACCCTGCGATCGTCACCGTCCACGACTTCGAGACCGACGATGACGAAGCGTTCCTCGTGATGGAACACGTCGACGGCGCGAGCCTCGACGACATCCTCGACGACCTCGGTGAGCCGCTCGACCTCGATGAGATGGCCGCGGTGTTCGGCGCGGTCGCCGATGCGCTCGACTTCGCACACGACAACGGCGTGCTGCACCTCGACATCAAGCCCGCCAACATCCTCATCGCCCGAGATGGGCGCGTGAAGGTCGCGGACTTCGGGATGGCGGCGATCTCGACTGCGATGGGTCACGGCGCGAGTGTCGGCGGCACCATCGGCTACATGCCGCTCGAACAGCTCGAGGGCATGCGCGTGAGTGAGCCCACCGACGTGTGGGCGCTGGCAGCCGTCACCTACGAGTGCCTCACCGCCGAGAACCCCTTCGACGACGACACGATCGAGGCCGCCATCGTGCGGCTCGAGACGCAGGATCCACGTCCGCCTACCGAGTTGGCTCCGCAGCTCCCCGATGCGATCGACGACGTGCTGCTCGCCGCGCTCGGACTGCGCCCGGCGGACCGCTACAACAGCGTCGTGGCATTCGCCGACGCGCTGGAGCCGCAACTGGGAGACATCGGCATGGGCAAGCGCTCGCTCGCCGAGCTCGTGGCGGCCCACTCCGACGACGAGCCCGAAGCACAGACTCCCGGCTTCGACGAGGTCGGCCTCTGGGACCGGCTGCGCGGACGCTCCGGGCGCCTGCTCGTGGGTTCGATCGCGGCCGTCGAGTCCTCGTGGCTCGCCTGGGCGGGGCTCTCGGGCACGAACCTCGATCGCGCTGGCGTGCTGGCTGCCTGCGCGATGATCGCCACGGCCGGACTGCTCGCGCCTCCGCTTGGGACCGTGCTCGGACTGGCCGCATTCGCGATCGGGCTGTTCTCGACCGGCAACTACCTGCTCGGTTTCGTGGCCGTGTTGGGCGGCGGGGCGTGGTGGTGGTTCTCGGCACGGCACAGCAACAGCGCTTCGGTCATACCGCTTTCAGCACCCGCGCTCGGGCTACTTCACCTCTCACCGGCGGCTCCGATGATCGCGGGTTTCGTACTGCCGCTGCGGCAGGCCACCATCGCGGGTCTCATCGCGGGGCTTCTGTCGTTCGTCGCCTCGGCTGCGTCTCTTGTCGAGCCGCCCTACGCCCACGTCGTCTCGAGCGTCTTCCTCGACGTTGGCCGAGGCCCACTGGTCGGCGCCGCGCTGCGTGAGGCGTTCACGAATCCGTCGACCTACATCGCACTCGCCGGCTGGCCGCTGTGCGCGGCGGTGATGTCGTGGTTCTCGGCAAAGGGCTCGCGGCTTTCCGCGATGATCGGAGCCAGCGCGGCGAGCGCGGTTCTCGCAGGAGCCTACATACTCGCCGACCTCGTCAGCGTGTCACTCGGCAGCGGGCCTCCGTGGATGACGACCGGGCTCGCGGTGTCTGTCGTCGCGTCCCTTACAATGGTGTTTGTGGCCGCGGCGCTCGGTGCGCCGGTGCGGTCTGAACAAGACGGCGAAACGGAAGTGTCCGGTTCGCCCTGA